CGCGCAATACGTTCAACCTCACGCAGCAATTGAGAACCATAACCTTTTTGCCGCTGATTTGCATCCACCCAAAGAATATCAACCTCCAGCCAGTTCCAGCAAAGTGTACTGAGTACACCTGCAGCAATCTCGCCGGCCTCATTTTTGATATTGAAATTCAATTCTTCGTATCGATGCCTTAATTCCTCGCTCACATGCGCGGCATTAAATGCGATAAGTTGCTGACGAACATATTCTGAGTCCTCTGAAGTACTTGGATTGATATTGATTTGGGTCATCATCTTCTCCTCCTTCTCGTCATTACTTCGTAGTAAATATCTGAATAGGACCTTCCCAGTCAGTCTCTCTAACCTCTTGGTATTTATCATCGGTATAGCGTGCAATGACCTTACGCCAGAAAATCTGAGCAGGCTCATTCGTCTCCATCTCCGCTACTTTCCATGTTCCGGGAAAAAGATTGAACACATGAATGGCGGCTTGCGCGCCCACTCCCAGCTTTCTGTATTTTTTCATTACAAAAAATTCCGCCATTTGATATATACTTGTTCCCTGTTCACTCTCAATTTCACGAATCAGTGCGAATCCCGCCAATTGTCCTTCTACTCGAAACAAAAAAGGATATCTGCCCGCTTCTGTCCAATAATGGTCCAGGTACACATACTCATATAACCCGTTTTCGTTAACATCTTCCGGGTCATACTCACTAAAATCGTATTTGTACAATTCCATCAGATTGCGCAAAGTTGATTTATGTTGGTACTCCGCTTGA
Above is a window of Paenibacillus sp. E222 DNA encoding:
- a CDS encoding GNAT family N-acetyltransferase, whose translation is MTQININPSTSEDSEYVRQQLIAFNAAHVSEELRHRYEELNFNIKNEAGEIAAGVLSTLCWNWLEVDILWVDANQRQKGYGSQLLREVERIAREKSCDFIQLNTFSYQAPEFYKKHGYQLITTIENAPTGHSHYYFKKDLT
- a CDS encoding GNAT family N-acetyltransferase, whose translation is MLSIHQAEYQHKSTLRNLMELYKYDFSEYDPEDVNENGLYEYVYLDHYWTEAGRYPFLFRVEGQLAGFALIREIESEQGTSIYQMAEFFVMKKYRKLGVGAQAAIHVFNLFPGTWKVAEMETNEPAQIFWRKVIARYTDDKYQEVRETDWEGPIQIFTTK